In a genomic window of Meriones unguiculatus strain TT.TT164.6M chromosome 8, Bangor_MerUng_6.1, whole genome shotgun sequence:
- the Gpr84 gene encoding G-protein coupled receptor 84, whose protein sequence is MQNSSGASFSCYHESVLAYRYFAVIWGVVVAVTGTVGNVLTLLALAIRPKLRTRFNLLIANLTVADLLYCALLQPFSVDTYLHLHWRTGPIFCRAFGLLLFTSNSVSILTLCLIALGRYLLIAHPKLFPQVFSAKGIVLALVGSWVVGSASFAPLWHVFVLVPAVCTCSFDRVRGRPYTTVLMGIYFVLGLSSVGVFYGLIHRQVKRAARALDQYRLQQASIRSPRVAGTRLDGGLASRGPSEGTSSEPVSAATTQTLEGDSEAGEQGTGKEAQQTAERGLPEARRRPGEAAGARRAPEASSDFGKVTLMCFAVFLCFALSYIPFLLLNILDASGRAPRVAHMVAANLTWLNSCINPVLYAAMNRQFRHAYGSILKRGPQSFRRFH, encoded by the coding sequence ATGCAGAACAGCTCAGGCGCCAGCTTCTCCTGCTACCACGAGTCCGTGTTGGCCTATCGCTACTTTGCAGTTATTTGGGGCGTGGTCGTAGCTGTGACGGGCACCGTGGGCAATGTGCTTACCCTGCTGGCCTTGGCCATCCGTCCCAAGCTCCGAACCCGATTCAACCTGCTCATCGCCAACCTGACCGTGGCTGATCTGCTCTACTGCGCGCTCCTGCAGCCTTTCTCCGTGGACACGTACCTCCACCTGCACTGGCGCACAGGCCCGATCTTCTGCAGGGCATTCGGTCTCCTCCTCTTCACTTCAAATTCCGTCTCCATTCTCACCCTCTGCCTCATTGCTCTAGGACGCTACCTCCTCATTGCCCACCCGAAGCTCTTTCCGCAGGTTTTCAGTGCCAAAGGGATCGTGTTGGCACTGGTGGGCAGCTGGGTTGTGGGGTCAGCCAGCTTTGCCCCCCTCTGGCACGTTTTTGTCTTGGTGCCTGCGGTCTGCACCTGCAGCTTTGACCGCGTGCGAGGCCGGCCTTACACTACAGTCCTCATGGGCATCTACTTTGTGCTGGGGCTCAGCAGCGTGGGAGTCTTCTACGGCCTCATACACCGCCAAGTGAAGCGTGCAGCTCGAGCTCTGGACCAGTACCGGCTGCAACAGGCCAGCATCCGCTCCCCCCGGGTGGCTGGGACACGGCTGGACGGCGGGCTTGCCTCAAGAGGGCCCAGCGAGGGGACTTCATCTGAGCCAGTCAGTGCTGCAACCACGCAGACCCTGGAAGGTGACTCAGAAGCTGGGGAACAGGGCACCGGAAAGGAGGCTCAGCAGACGGCGGAGAGAGGCCTTCCGGAAGCCCGTCGCAGGCCCGGGGAAGCTGCAGGAGCGCGCAGAGCCCCGGAAGCCTCGTCGGATTTCGGGAAGGTGACACTCATGTGCTTCGCCGTGTTCCTCTGCTTTGCCCTCAGCTACATCCCCTTTCTGCTGCTCAACATCCTGGACGCCAGCGGCCGCGCCCCGCGGGTGGCGCACATGGTGGCTGCCAACCTCACCTGGCTCAACAGCTGCATCAACCCGGTGCTCTACGCAGCCATGAACCGACAGTTCCGCCACGCTTATGGCTCCATCCTGAAACGCGGACCACAGAGTTTCCGTCGGTTCCATTAG